The Mytilus galloprovincialis chromosome 4, xbMytGall1.hap1.1, whole genome shotgun sequence genome contains a region encoding:
- the LOC143071315 gene encoding zwei Ig domain protein zig-8-like isoform X2, giving the protein MELYYLLVQRSIWTVQLLITFLISSEGRHYRRYVYRPTAPEILPDATNITVHSNEKVILKCTVRNRRTKDVQWRLVRKRWPLTIGTEPWTTDKDISVLYSVINKTDESWDLVIKRAKPRHTNTYECQISSTQSNRRYVYLRVLAQPKEKRPGISLTGTAYLDLHQKVNLTCNATGLFRAPDDIDWFHNGNIIDQKDKQWGGRLKIYKRIQDVPGRMLISELIIEKSTLEDRGMYVCRSSENEASSFPVSILDNGVPNKTKRYGTEKVSENKAIDKNSNSAAFNSIHVVLITCICVFVSCNS; this is encoded by the exons GTAGGCATTACAGAAGATATGTCTATAGACCAACAGCACCAGAAATACTTCCAGATGCAACAAATATTACCGTCCATAGTAAtgaaaaagtcattttaaaatgtaCAGTCAGAAACAGGCGGACAAAAGAT GTTCAATGGCGTCTTGTACGTAAAAGATGGCCATTAACTATTGGTACAGAACCATGGACAACTGATAAAGATATCAGCGTCCTTTATAGTGTAATTAATAAAACAGACGAAAGTTGGGACTTGGTAATCAAACGAGCTAAACCAAGACATACCAATACATACGAATGTCAAATATCATCTACACAAAGTAATAGACGATATGTATATCTTAGAGTTTTAG CACAACCCAAAGAGAAAAGACCag gtaTAAGTTTAACAGGGACAGCCTATTTAGATCTTCATCAGAAGGTTAACTTAACGTGTAATGCTACTGGGTTGTTTCGTGCTCCAGACGATATTGACTGGTTTCACAATGGTAATATCATTGACCAAAAAGATAAACAATGGGGCGGAAGGTTAAAAATTTACAAACGAATACAAGACGTTCCTGGGAGGATGTTGATTAGTGAACTTATTATTGAAAAAAGCACATTAGAGGACCGAGGAATGTATGTTTGTCGAAGTTCTGAAAATGAAGCTTCAAGTTTTCCAGTCAGCATTTTAGATA ATGGGGTacctaacaaaacaaaaagatatg gtACAGAAAAGGTTTCTGAAAATAAAGCAATCGACAAGAATTCAAACAGTGCAGCATTTAATTCTATACATGTggttttaattacatgtatttgtgtGTTTGTGTCGTGTAATAGCTGA
- the LOC143071315 gene encoding zwei Ig domain protein zig-8-like isoform X1, translating into MELYYLLVQRSIWTVQLLITFLISSEGRHYRRYVYRPTAPEILPDATNITVHSNEKVILKCTVRNRRTKDVQWRLVRKRWPLTIGTEPWTTDKDISVLYSVINKTDESWDLVIKRAKPRHTNTYECQISSTQSNRRYVYLRVLAQPKEKRPGISLTGTAYLDLHQKVNLTCNATGLFRAPDDIDWFHNGNIIDQKDKQWGGRLKIYKRIQDVPGRMLISELIIEKSTLEDRGMYVCRSSENEASSFPVSILDTRTTYRYNNWFYRDGVPNKTKRYGTEKVSENKAIDKNSNSAAFNSIHVVLITCICVFVSCNS; encoded by the exons GTAGGCATTACAGAAGATATGTCTATAGACCAACAGCACCAGAAATACTTCCAGATGCAACAAATATTACCGTCCATAGTAAtgaaaaagtcattttaaaatgtaCAGTCAGAAACAGGCGGACAAAAGAT GTTCAATGGCGTCTTGTACGTAAAAGATGGCCATTAACTATTGGTACAGAACCATGGACAACTGATAAAGATATCAGCGTCCTTTATAGTGTAATTAATAAAACAGACGAAAGTTGGGACTTGGTAATCAAACGAGCTAAACCAAGACATACCAATACATACGAATGTCAAATATCATCTACACAAAGTAATAGACGATATGTATATCTTAGAGTTTTAG CACAACCCAAAGAGAAAAGACCag gtaTAAGTTTAACAGGGACAGCCTATTTAGATCTTCATCAGAAGGTTAACTTAACGTGTAATGCTACTGGGTTGTTTCGTGCTCCAGACGATATTGACTGGTTTCACAATGGTAATATCATTGACCAAAAAGATAAACAATGGGGCGGAAGGTTAAAAATTTACAAACGAATACAAGACGTTCCTGGGAGGATGTTGATTAGTGAACTTATTATTGAAAAAAGCACATTAGAGGACCGAGGAATGTATGTTTGTCGAAGTTCTGAAAATGAAGCTTCAAGTTTTCCAGTCAGCATTTTAGATA CAAGAACAACCTATCGATATAATAATTGGTTTTACAGAG ATGGGGTacctaacaaaacaaaaagatatg gtACAGAAAAGGTTTCTGAAAATAAAGCAATCGACAAGAATTCAAACAGTGCAGCATTTAATTCTATACATGTggttttaattacatgtatttgtgtGTTTGTGTCGTGTAATAGCTGA